A genomic region of [Eubacterium] eligens ATCC 27750 contains the following coding sequences:
- the rpsM gene encoding 30S ribosomal protein S13, translated as MARISGVDLPREKRIEIGLTYVYGIGRVRASKILEEAGVNPDTRVKDLTDEEVAKIAKVIDADPEHLVEGDLRREVAMNIKRLKEIGCYRGIRHRKGLPCRGQKTKTNARTCKGPKKTVANKKK; from the coding sequence ATGGCTCGTATTTCAGGTGTAGACTTACCAAGAGAAAAGCGTATTGAAATAGGACTTACTTATGTTTACGGTATTGGCCGAGTAAGAGCATCTAAGATTCTTGAAGAGGCTGGCGTTAATCCAGATACACGTGTTAAGGATCTTACAGATGAAGAAGTTGCAAAGATTGCTAAGGTTATCGATGCTGATCCAGAACATTTAGTAGAAGGTGACTTAAGAAGAGAAGTTGCCATGAACATTAAGAGATTAAAGGAAATCGGATGCTACAGAGGAATCCGTCATAGAAAGGGACTTCCATGCAGAGGTCAGAAGACAAAGACTAATGCAAGAACATGTAAGGGTCCTAAGAAGACTGTAGCTAATAAGAAGAAATAA
- the rpsK gene encoding 30S ribosomal protein S11: MAQKVTKKVTKKRVKKNVERGQAHIQSSFNNTIVTLTDAEGNALSWASAGGLGFRGSKKSTPYAAQMAAETATKAALIHGLKSVDVMVKGPGSGREAAIRALSAAGLEVTSIKDVTPVPHNGCRPPKRRRV; encoded by the coding sequence ATGGCTCAGAAAGTTACAAAAAAAGTGACAAAGAAGCGTGTTAAGAAGAACGTTGAAAGAGGACAGGCACATATTCAGTCATCTTTCAATAATACAATAGTTACATTAACAGATGCAGAAGGAAATGCTTTATCATGGGCATCTGCAGGTGGACTCGGATTCAGAGGATCTAAGAAGTCTACTCCTTATGCAGCACAGATGGCAGCTGAGACAGCAACAAAGGCTGCATTAATCCATGGATTAAAGTCTGTAGACGTTATGGTTAAGGGACCAGGTTCAGGTAGAGAAGCAGCTATCAGAGCACTTTCAGCAGCTGGTCTTGAAGTTACAAGTATCAAGGATGTTACTCCAGTTCCACATAATGGATGCCGTCCACCAAAGCGTAGAAGAGTTTAA
- the rpsD gene encoding 30S ribosomal protein S4: protein MAVNRTPVLKRCRSLEMDPVYLGIDKKSRRKAKNAGRKVSEYGMQLREKQKAKFIYGVLEKPFRNYYKKAERQKGMTGENLMIMLELRLDNVLFRLGFARTRKEARQIVDHKHVLVNGKCVNIPSYLVKAGDVIEIREKSKSSARYKEILESTNGRLVPEWLEADADALKGSVKSIPTREVIDVPVNEMLIVELYSK from the coding sequence ATGGCAGTTAATAGAACACCTGTCCTCAAGAGATGTAGATCTCTTGAAATGGATCCTGTATATTTAGGAATAGATAAGAAATCTAGAAGAAAGGCAAAGAACGCTGGTAGAAAGGTTAGCGAGTATGGAATGCAGCTTCGTGAGAAGCAGAAGGCTAAGTTCATCTATGGTGTATTAGAGAAGCCTTTCAGAAATTACTATAAGAAGGCTGAGAGACAGAAGGGTATGACTGGTGAGAACCTTATGATCATGCTCGAGCTCAGACTTGACAATGTTCTTTTCAGATTAGGATTCGCTAGAACAAGAAAAGAAGCAAGACAGATCGTTGATCACAAGCATGTATTAGTTAATGGTAAGTGCGTAAACATCCCTTCATACCTTGTAAAGGCTGGAGATGTTATCGAAATCAGAGAGAAGTCTAAGTCATCAGCAAGATACAAGGAAATCCTTGAGTCTACTAACGGAAGACTTGTTCCAGAGTGGTTAGAGGCAGATGCAGACGCTCTTAAGGGATCAGTTAAGTCAATCCCTACAAGAGAAGTTATTGACGTTCCTGTAAACGAGATGCTTATCGTCGAGTTATATTCTAAGTAA
- a CDS encoding DNA-directed RNA polymerase subunit alpha has protein sequence MVDADFNFKMPKIEMTEKSEDGKYGKFVVEPLERGYGLTLGNSLRRIMLSSLVGTAVSSIKIEGVLHEFSSIPGVKEDVTEIVMNIKQLSIKNNGNSVEPKEAHIDFVGEGVVRASDIQVDPDIEIINPDLVIAHLNGADSKLTMELTITNGRGYVSSEKNKRDDQPAGVIAIDSIYTPVERVNMAVQNTRVGQDTDFDKLTLDIFTNGTIEPDEALSLAAKVLSEHLKGFINLSENAQKVEIMVEQEEDETTKVLSMSIEDLELSVRSSNCLRRAGINTVEELCNKTSDDMMKVRNLGKKSLDEVLLKLKEMGLHLRPNED, from the coding sequence ATGGTTGATGCAGATTTTAATTTCAAGATGCCAAAGATTGAGATGACAGAAAAATCAGAAGATGGCAAGTATGGAAAATTTGTTGTTGAGCCACTCGAAAGAGGATATGGTTTAACATTAGGTAATTCTTTAAGAAGAATTATGCTCTCTTCATTAGTTGGTACAGCTGTAAGCAGTATCAAGATTGAAGGTGTACTTCATGAATTCAGCTCAATTCCAGGTGTTAAGGAAGATGTTACTGAGATCGTCATGAACATCAAGCAGTTATCAATCAAGAACAACGGAAATTCTGTTGAGCCTAAAGAAGCACATATTGACTTCGTAGGCGAAGGTGTAGTTAGAGCATCAGATATTCAGGTTGATCCTGATATTGAAATAATCAATCCGGATCTTGTTATTGCACATCTTAATGGTGCAGACAGCAAGCTCACAATGGAACTTACAATCACTAATGGTCGTGGTTATGTAAGCTCTGAGAAGAATAAGAGAGATGATCAGCCAGCAGGCGTTATCGCTATTGATTCAATTTACACACCAGTAGAGAGAGTTAATATGGCAGTTCAGAATACTCGTGTAGGTCAGGATACAGATTTTGATAAGCTTACACTTGATATTTTCACTAATGGAACAATAGAACCAGATGAGGCTTTAAGTCTCGCAGCTAAGGTTTTAAGTGAACATTTAAAGGGATTCATCAATCTTTCAGAGAACGCTCAGAAAGTGGAAATCATGGTTGAGCAGGAAGAGGATGAGACTACTAAGGTCCTTTCAATGAGCATTGAAGATCTTGAATTATCTGTTCGTTCATCTAATTGTCTTAGAAGAGCTGGTATCAACACAGTTGAAGAGCTTTGCAATAAGACATCAGATGATATGATGAAGGTAAGAAACTTAGGTAAGAAGTCTTTAGATGAAGTTCTCCTTAAGCTTAAGGAAATGGGCTTACATCTTAGACCTAACGAAGATTAA
- a CDS encoding bL17 family ribosomal protein produces the protein MAKYRKLGRTSSQRKALLRSQVTALIENGKIVTTEARAKEVKKMAEKLITLAVKEKDNFETVKVSAKVPKKDAEGKRVKEVVDGKKVTVYETVEKEIKKDLPSRLHARKQMDKVLYTVTEVPTAAAGKKKNTKTVDLTNKLFDEIAPKYAGRQGGYTRIVKIGLRKGDAAMEVLLELV, from the coding sequence ATGGCAAAATATAGAAAGCTCGGCAGAACATCTAGCCAGAGAAAGGCTTTATTAAGAAGTCAGGTAACAGCATTAATCGAGAATGGCAAGATTGTTACTACAGAGGCAAGAGCCAAGGAAGTAAAGAAGATGGCTGAAAAGCTCATCACACTTGCAGTTAAAGAGAAAGACAACTTCGAGACAGTTAAGGTTTCAGCAAAGGTTCCTAAGAAGGATGCTGAAGGCAAGAGAGTTAAGGAAGTTGTTGATGGCAAGAAGGTTACTGTATATGAGACAGTAGAGAAGGAAATCAAGAAGGATCTTCCTTCAAGACTTCATGCTAGAAAGCAGATGGATAAGGTTCTTTACACAGTTACAGAAGTTCCTACAGCAGCTGCTGGAAAGAAGAAGAATACTAAGACTGTTGATCTTACAAACAAGTTATTTGATGAGATCGCACCTAAGTATGCTGGTCGTCAGGGCGGTTATACAAGAATCGTTAAGATCGGTTTAAGAAAAGGTGATGCAGCAATGGAAGTTCTTCTTGAATTAGTTTAA
- a CDS encoding energy-coupling factor transporter ATPase, which produces MGIVKAKNLTFEYIRRDEDGNVEGITKAVDNVSIDIKQGDFVAVLGHNGSGKSTFAKHLNALVMPTEGTVWVDGMDTREEENTLKVRQTAGMVFQNPDNQIVGTLVDEEVGFGPENIGVPTEEIWERVEKSLKAVGMYAFRNQSPNKLSGGQKQRIAIAGIVAMKPKCIVLDEPTAMLDPLGRKDVLNVLHELNRQENVTVILITHYMEEVIDIDKLYVMDDGKLVMSGTPREIFSQVEKLKELRLDVPHVTELAYELQKEGVPLKNGILTSEEFTEELIRVRNEGFNVNNSR; this is translated from the coding sequence ATGGGAATAGTTAAAGCAAAAAACCTCACATTTGAATATATAAGACGAGATGAAGATGGTAATGTTGAGGGAATAACTAAGGCTGTTGATAATGTGAGTATTGACATTAAGCAGGGCGATTTTGTTGCCGTGTTAGGTCATAATGGCTCCGGTAAATCAACATTTGCAAAACATCTGAATGCGCTCGTTATGCCGACAGAGGGAACTGTGTGGGTTGATGGTATGGACACAAGGGAAGAGGAGAATACTTTAAAGGTAAGACAGACTGCCGGAATGGTATTTCAGAACCCTGATAACCAGATAGTTGGAACTCTTGTTGATGAAGAGGTTGGATTCGGACCAGAGAATATTGGTGTTCCAACGGAAGAAATATGGGAACGAGTTGAAAAAAGCCTGAAAGCAGTAGGAATGTATGCTTTCAGAAACCAGTCGCCAAACAAGCTATCTGGAGGACAGAAGCAGAGGATAGCGATTGCTGGAATTGTAGCAATGAAGCCAAAATGTATTGTCTTAGATGAACCAACGGCAATGCTTGATCCGTTGGGACGAAAGGATGTACTTAATGTGCTCCATGAATTGAACAGGCAGGAAAATGTAACGGTTATACTTATCACTCATTACATGGAAGAAGTAATTGATATAGACAAGCTTTATGTAATGGATGATGGAAAGCTGGTAATGTCAGGAACACCAAGAGAAATATTCTCACAGGTAGAGAAATTAAAGGAATTGAGACTTGATGTGCCACATGTTACAGAATTAGCCTATGAACTTCAGAAGGAAGGAGTTCCATTAAAGAATGGAATATTGACTTCAGAAGAATTTACAGAGGAACTCATTAGAGTTAGAAATGAGGGTTTCAATGTCAATAATAGTAGATAA